In the genome of Candidatus Eisenbacteria bacterium, one region contains:
- a CDS encoding MBL fold metallo-hydrolase: protein MPVKIGPYEVRTVITSRFGLDGGAMFGSIPRGVWTKEITPDEDHRIPMVARTLVIQGEGMTILVDTGVGHRFSDVMKAHLNLDAEVQIGAELRKAGIEPEQVTHLFLTHLHFDHSGGLFRGSIEKPEPNFPHAKILIQRENYERASNPGPKERASYRALELEPLSKSDLVLLDGEAEPLPGIRVRVTHGHTRGHQSVEVFSKNDFLLYPGDLAPTISHLRLAFSMGFDMHAEDLVQDKERLLDLCLQRDGILVFDHDPRVPACRLGRTEKGFHAKKSYDF from the coding sequence ATGCCCGTGAAGATCGGCCCCTACGAGGTCCGGACGGTGATCACCAGCCGGTTCGGTCTTGACGGCGGGGCCATGTTTGGATCGATTCCCCGAGGGGTTTGGACTAAAGAGATCACGCCGGATGAAGACCACCGGATCCCCATGGTGGCCCGGACTCTGGTGATTCAGGGTGAGGGGATGACGATTCTGGTCGATACCGGCGTCGGTCATAGGTTCTCCGATGTGATGAAGGCGCACCTTAATTTGGATGCAGAGGTTCAGATCGGTGCGGAGCTTCGAAAGGCCGGTATTGAACCCGAGCAGGTGACCCATCTTTTCCTGACCCATCTCCACTTCGATCATTCAGGCGGGCTCTTTCGAGGTTCGATCGAGAAACCGGAGCCCAATTTTCCCCATGCGAAGATTCTGATCCAACGGGAGAATTATGAGCGCGCTTCCAATCCCGGGCCCAAAGAACGGGCCTCCTACCGCGCCCTCGAGCTGGAGCCCCTTTCAAAGAGCGACCTTGTTCTGTTGGATGGGGAGGCGGAACCTTTGCCTGGGATACGGGTCCGCGTCACGCATGGACACACCCGAGGACATCAGTCAGTCGAAGTCTTCTCTAAAAATGATTTTTTGCTCTATCCGGGCGATCTCGCCCCTACGATCTCGCATCTCCGGCTGGCCTTCTCCATGGGATTCGATATGCATGCCGAGGACCTCGTCCAGGACAAAGAGAGGTTATTGGATCTCTGTTTGCAGAGGGATGGGATTCTCGTCTTCGATCATGATCCCCGCGTCCCAGCCTGCAGACTGGGACGCACGGAGAAGGGTTTCCATGCAAAGAAATCTTATGATTTCTGA